One Pseudoalteromonas sp. UG3-2 DNA window includes the following coding sequences:
- a CDS encoding acyl-CoA thioesterase yields MNLYFRLLLLFWKIRKNRAVTDSILEPVDIEYRALPSDCDINMHLTNSRYLAFMDLARTWMTERVGLFAAVMKRRWFPIVNATAITYIRDIKPMQKFTVSTRLVGWDHKYFYIEQKFHSSRGLHAIAYVRGVFKRKGGVVSVEEMLEVAGFDGEVPILPAEIMHWKAMLEAKKSNNGRHQ; encoded by the coding sequence ATGAATTTATATTTCCGCTTATTGCTATTATTTTGGAAAATAAGAAAAAACCGCGCAGTCACTGACTCAATTTTAGAACCGGTGGATATTGAGTATCGAGCGCTGCCAAGCGACTGTGACATTAACATGCACCTCACCAACTCCCGCTACTTGGCGTTTATGGATTTAGCGCGCACTTGGATGACCGAGCGCGTTGGGTTATTTGCCGCGGTGATGAAGCGCCGCTGGTTTCCTATTGTCAATGCCACCGCTATCACCTATATACGTGATATTAAACCAATGCAGAAGTTTACGGTGTCAACGCGTTTGGTGGGCTGGGATCATAAATACTTTTATATTGAACAAAAGTTTCATTCCTCTCGAGGCTTACATGCCATCGCTTATGTGCGCGGTGTGTTTAAGCGCAAAGGTGGCGTGGTGAGCGTAGAAGAAATGTTAGAGGTGGCTGGCTTTGATGGTGAAGTACCTATCTTGCCTGCAGAAATTATGCATTGGAAAGCCATGCTCGAGGCGAAAAAAAGTAATAATGGTCGCCATCAATAG
- a CDS encoding phospholipase, whose amino-acid sequence MLKYILPVAALMACSKADAFSQETHKRIVIDAVNYMAQHPSTTQYAKLQAYAQANNMSVAQLADVLGQAAFDVDDFEDTFFCGAITGDCVQAPLWGAAESIVKYTSYWHFQNHTQGPDSHGNDFGGYNYEKLTVWGDIDNMAATWLKGDYLDDGQGGETGWFSADDSEYNSYGITEKHYRIDSHSSYSMYDDFEEMPFQPIDNLGQYWYQSYVDSGNPQVLGFVFHTTDLLQPHHTWTTSALNHAGWESWVKDYYDQESLNDFTLVSQAMTSFSPVDTNSSDIRPLLTQGGAFSYAQGGIVLNSKDHYDRVDTAKQVIPHAIAMVVHLLNHAMEVR is encoded by the coding sequence ATGCTCAAGTACATCTTACCTGTTGCGGCCTTAATGGCCTGCTCTAAAGCCGACGCATTCAGTCAAGAAACCCATAAACGCATTGTGATTGATGCGGTCAATTACATGGCCCAACACCCCAGCACAACTCAATACGCTAAGCTACAAGCCTATGCACAGGCCAACAATATGTCGGTTGCGCAATTAGCCGATGTACTTGGTCAAGCGGCATTTGACGTGGATGATTTTGAGGACACTTTCTTTTGTGGCGCCATTACCGGAGACTGCGTGCAAGCTCCTTTGTGGGGGGCTGCCGAAAGTATTGTCAAATACACCAGCTATTGGCACTTTCAAAATCATACCCAAGGTCCAGATAGTCATGGTAACGACTTTGGTGGCTATAATTATGAAAAACTCACGGTATGGGGCGACATAGACAATATGGCTGCGACCTGGTTAAAAGGCGATTACCTCGATGATGGTCAAGGAGGTGAAACCGGTTGGTTTAGTGCCGATGACAGCGAGTACAATAGCTATGGCATCACCGAAAAGCACTACCGCATTGATAGCCACTCGAGTTACAGCATGTACGATGACTTCGAAGAAATGCCCTTTCAACCCATCGATAATCTAGGCCAATACTGGTATCAAAGCTATGTCGACAGTGGAAACCCACAAGTATTAGGGTTTGTTTTCCACACCACGGATTTACTTCAGCCTCATCACACTTGGACTACTTCAGCACTGAATCATGCCGGTTGGGAGTCGTGGGTGAAAGACTATTATGACCAAGAGTCTTTAAATGACTTCACCTTAGTAAGCCAAGCCATGACCAGCTTTAGTCCAGTAGACACCAATTCAAGCGATATCCGCCCGTTACTCACCCAAGGCGGGGCATTTTCTTATGCTCAAGGCGGCATCGTTTTAAACTCTAAAGACCATTACGACCGTGTGGATACTGCAAAACAAGTGATCCCGCACGCCATTGCCATGGTTGTGCACCTGCTTAACCACGCCATGGAAGTAAGATAA
- the tyrR gene encoding transcriptional regulator TyrR: protein MRLEIHCADRIGIAQEILNILVSYQVDLKGIEVDSVNCRMYVSFPPIEFEQFQKIMPEIRLIDGVEDVRTTAYLPSEREHNELNTLLSALPDGVISIDAKGWVRHCNDAACRDLNLPQQEVIDANINNLLKGFNFTRWLEGKEVLGQTTRVEVGGEDYIADILPISVPQGGEGDVLAGAVINIKSQSRLGQQVSAFRRYGQESFATIHNHSTAMRRVVREARKMAQLEAPILITGETGTGKELLARACHYASNRSLKPFIALSCASLPDDVAESELFGYAGYEENAAPKRGVLEQADGGTVFLDEVGEMSTQLQTKLLRFLQDGTFRKVGDENEVKVNVRIIAATQKDLPAMVQEGGFREDLYYRINVLTLEIAPLRDRKADIGPLAEHFIQKYAQQNGHAAPTIAPECIELLEQYPWPGNVRQLENAIYRAVSLLDDKELRTEHLNLPSFTHDLGYLESDFEGTLDQAVKRFEATLLRKLYPAYPSSRQLAKRLGLSHTAVANKLREYGINRKTVKV, encoded by the coding sequence ATGCGTCTAGAGATACATTGTGCTGACCGTATTGGTATTGCCCAAGAAATACTAAATATTTTGGTAAGTTATCAAGTTGACTTAAAAGGCATTGAAGTCGACTCTGTTAACTGTCGTATGTACGTTAGTTTTCCGCCCATTGAATTCGAGCAGTTTCAAAAGATCATGCCAGAAATACGCTTAATTGATGGCGTGGAAGATGTGCGTACTACTGCTTATTTACCCTCTGAACGTGAGCACAACGAGCTCAACACGTTGTTAAGTGCTTTGCCTGATGGTGTGATTTCAATTGATGCCAAAGGATGGGTGCGCCATTGTAACGATGCGGCGTGTCGTGATTTAAACCTACCGCAGCAAGAAGTAATAGACGCGAACATTAATAACTTGCTTAAGGGATTTAATTTTACTCGTTGGTTAGAGGGCAAAGAAGTCTTAGGCCAAACGACCCGAGTCGAAGTGGGCGGCGAAGATTACATTGCCGACATATTGCCGATCTCGGTGCCCCAAGGGGGAGAAGGAGACGTGTTGGCGGGCGCGGTAATTAATATTAAGTCACAATCACGTCTAGGCCAGCAAGTGAGCGCCTTTCGTCGTTATGGTCAAGAAAGCTTTGCCACCATTCATAATCACAGCACCGCCATGCGCAGAGTGGTCAGAGAGGCGCGTAAGATGGCGCAGCTTGAGGCGCCAATACTCATTACTGGCGAAACGGGTACCGGAAAAGAACTGTTAGCTCGGGCCTGTCATTATGCTTCGAATCGTTCTTTAAAGCCTTTTATTGCTTTGTCTTGTGCGTCTTTACCCGACGACGTTGCCGAATCTGAACTGTTTGGTTATGCCGGGTACGAGGAAAATGCCGCGCCGAAGCGAGGTGTGTTAGAGCAAGCGGATGGTGGCACGGTGTTTTTAGATGAAGTGGGTGAAATGTCCACGCAGCTACAGACCAAACTACTGCGCTTTTTACAAGATGGTACGTTTAGAAAAGTAGGCGATGAGAACGAGGTTAAGGTCAATGTAAGGATCATTGCCGCGACTCAAAAAGATTTACCGGCCATGGTGCAAGAGGGCGGCTTCAGAGAAGATCTTTATTATCGCATCAATGTCTTAACCCTAGAAATTGCGCCCTTACGAGACAGAAAGGCGGACATTGGCCCACTCGCTGAGCATTTTATTCAGAAATATGCCCAGCAAAATGGTCACGCGGCTCCCACCATTGCCCCTGAGTGCATTGAATTGTTAGAGCAGTATCCTTGGCCAGGCAATGTTAGGCAGCTAGAAAACGCGATTTATCGAGCGGTGTCGTTGCTGGATGATAAAGAGTTACGTACTGAACACCTTAACTTGCCAAGCTTTACCCATGATTTAGGTTATTTGGAATCGGATTTTGAAGGCACGTTAGACCAAGCGGTAAAACGTTTTGAGGCGACCTTGTTAAGAAAGTTATATCCGGCTTACCCAAGCTCAAGACAGTTAGCTAAACGCCTAGGATTAAGCCACACTGCAGTGGCCAATAAGTTGCGCGAGTACGGTATTAATCGTAAAACAGTGAAAGTGTAG
- a CDS encoding MipA/OmpV family protein → MKNLMLFIALLLPLCVASKEHSESLYEDEFAWQLSFGAFYIDMSMPELAGADPTFRHGTILIDAELEYKNFYLNSHSGDFFGGSDIGYQIVDQGNWGVDAIYGSYMLPFSERGYDDSNAVVPELKGISRRKQDNSLGFSYYRHVGEFLAVAELAYDVFGDTEGWIFHLEATRTFELRNWDLWLNFGANYYSSNFNNYYFGVGEAESNGYLFPYQPGAASSVFAQLQLNYPIAKDWVFSAGASWLMGSKNTLDSPLVRSRHARVFFSGVKYVF, encoded by the coding sequence ATGAAAAATTTAATGCTGTTCATTGCCTTGTTGCTCCCTCTCTGCGTGGCTTCGAAAGAGCACAGTGAAAGTTTGTATGAAGATGAGTTTGCTTGGCAGTTAAGTTTCGGTGCGTTTTATATCGATATGAGCATGCCAGAGCTGGCGGGAGCCGATCCTACTTTTCGCCATGGCACCATCTTAATTGATGCCGAACTTGAATATAAAAACTTTTACCTCAACTCTCATTCCGGTGACTTTTTTGGTGGCTCTGACATTGGCTATCAAATCGTAGACCAAGGCAATTGGGGCGTAGATGCGATTTATGGCAGTTATATGCTGCCATTCAGCGAACGTGGCTATGATGACTCTAATGCCGTTGTACCAGAGCTGAAGGGGATCAGTCGGCGCAAACAAGATAACTCGTTAGGGTTTTCTTATTATCGCCATGTGGGGGAGTTTTTGGCTGTCGCTGAGCTCGCCTATGATGTCTTTGGCGACACTGAAGGTTGGATTTTTCACCTTGAAGCAACCCGTACCTTTGAGCTTAGAAACTGGGATCTCTGGCTGAACTTTGGCGCTAACTATTACTCCAGCAACTTTAATAATTATTACTTCGGTGTTGGCGAAGCAGAAAGCAATGGTTACTTATTTCCCTATCAACCAGGCGCCGCGTCATCGGTGTTTGCACAGTTACAATTGAACTACCCCATTGCCAAAGACTGGGTGTTTAGTGCCGGCGCTTCTTGGTTAATGGGCTCTAAAAATACCTTAGATAGCCCATTGGTGCGCTCACGTCACGCCAGAGTGTTCTTTTCTGGAGTGAAGTATGTGTTCTAA
- the dapE gene encoding succinyl-diaminopimelate desuccinylase — MATQRNPQLVKHSDTLNTLTRLIQAPSVTPCDAGTITFMAQQLSALGFTVEQFEVSGVKNLIAHYHFGKGPALAFSGHVDVVPASDEGWLVPPFSATVIDGVVYGRGAADMKGAVAAMLSASKALLEAKQSLQGDFYWLLTSDEEGEAEFGSKVIAERLAKRGVELDACLVGEPTSHHQVGDTIKNGRRGAISGRVTVQGKAGHVAYPEQTSNAAHTAGKMVSQLAELPWWKDEAGSQTSLQITGVTVPNIVDNLVPAKCEITFNIRYSHAYKSAEVKEYIEATLARFNALHEITWERPCESFYTGHQEQGCFLALVEQAVHQSTGQYPALSTAGGTSDGRFFASDKTQVIECGVKNDTIHQVNERVSVADLEAIEAIYTTLLQRFFSPSNKVL, encoded by the coding sequence ATGGCCACACAACGTAACCCCCAACTGGTAAAACATTCTGATACCCTAAACACCTTAACTCGGTTGATCCAAGCCCCCTCGGTGACTCCGTGTGATGCCGGTACCATCACTTTTATGGCACAGCAATTATCCGCGCTGGGTTTTACCGTTGAACAGTTCGAGGTATCAGGGGTTAAAAACTTGATTGCGCACTATCATTTTGGCAAGGGTCCGGCTCTGGCCTTTTCCGGCCATGTTGATGTAGTGCCCGCCAGCGACGAAGGCTGGCTGGTGCCGCCTTTTAGTGCCACAGTGATTGATGGAGTGGTGTACGGCCGAGGAGCTGCCGATATGAAAGGGGCGGTGGCTGCCATGCTCTCAGCAAGCAAAGCTTTGCTAGAAGCAAAGCAGTCTTTGCAAGGGGACTTTTATTGGCTACTCACCTCAGATGAAGAGGGGGAGGCTGAGTTTGGTTCAAAAGTCATTGCCGAGCGCTTGGCCAAACGAGGTGTTGAACTTGATGCTTGTTTAGTGGGCGAACCCACATCTCATCATCAGGTGGGAGATACCATAAAAAACGGTCGTCGCGGGGCTATCTCGGGCAGAGTGACGGTGCAAGGAAAAGCTGGGCATGTGGCGTATCCCGAACAAACCAGCAACGCCGCTCACACGGCTGGCAAAATGGTGAGCCAGCTTGCTGAGCTACCATGGTGGAAAGATGAAGCAGGCTCACAAACCAGCTTGCAAATCACTGGGGTTACGGTCCCCAATATTGTTGATAACTTAGTGCCGGCTAAGTGCGAGATCACCTTTAATATTCGTTATAGCCATGCTTACAAAAGCGCCGAGGTGAAAGAGTATATAGAGGCAACACTAGCACGTTTTAATGCCCTCCATGAGATCACTTGGGAGCGACCATGTGAGTCATTTTACACCGGCCATCAAGAGCAAGGGTGTTTCTTAGCTTTAGTCGAGCAAGCCGTGCACCAAAGTACAGGACAATACCCAGCACTGAGCACTGCAGGTGGCACCTCTGACGGACGCTTTTTTGCCTCAGACAAAACCCAAGTGATTGAGTGCGGGGTTAAGAACGACACCATCCACCAAGTTAATGAGCGTGTTTCTGTCGCTGACTTAGAGGCAATAGAAGCAATATATACAACCTTGTTACAGCGCTTTTTTAGTCCATCAAACAAGGTGTTGTAA
- a CDS encoding OmpW/AlkL family protein, which produces MKTLSAALLSTLLVAAPFAQAKLSVNVGAINVNPDNTASAINENNALGLVADSNTQLGITFDYQYSDNVVFELVAATPFSHTVEGAGGLAGADIADVKHLPPTLLAQYHFFDATAKFRPFVGAGLNYTVFFDEEPSAALKATLGTNDVELDLDSSFGIALQLGFNYDLNEKWGLHGMISKIDINTDATVYANGAKALTSDVELDPVVAMFGVKYKF; this is translated from the coding sequence ATGAAAACTTTAAGCGCTGCACTTTTATCAACCCTACTGGTTGCTGCTCCCTTCGCTCAAGCAAAACTCAGCGTGAATGTTGGTGCTATCAATGTTAACCCTGACAACACCGCATCTGCTATCAATGAAAATAACGCCCTTGGCTTAGTTGCTGACTCAAATACTCAGCTAGGTATTACGTTTGACTACCAATATAGCGATAACGTTGTATTTGAATTAGTAGCGGCAACGCCGTTTTCACACACAGTTGAAGGCGCAGGCGGTTTAGCGGGTGCAGACATTGCCGATGTAAAACATTTACCACCAACGCTACTGGCACAATACCACTTCTTTGATGCCACGGCTAAGTTCCGCCCATTCGTTGGTGCCGGCCTTAACTACACAGTATTCTTTGACGAAGAGCCAAGTGCAGCTCTCAAAGCAACACTAGGTACTAATGACGTGGAGCTGGATTTAGACAGCTCATTTGGTATCGCATTACAGCTTGGCTTTAATTACGACTTAAATGAAAAATGGGGTCTGCATGGCATGATCTCAAAAATCGATATCAACACTGACGCAACCGTGTATGCAAATGGCGCTAAAGCTCTGACTTCAGACGTTGAGCTTGACCCAGTAGTTGCTATGTTCGGTGTTAAATACAAGTTCTAA
- a CDS encoding peptidylprolyl isomerase, with protein sequence MALRVFLLVGFLSLPAFATETISPGLVKLVHRLYLAQGREVSTAQTKQQLLQNQFLLSQAKQLNPELLLRQSSVGFSTAYHVDKYLYHALQQWFPTLQQTPWQARPLLIDQAQLLAMLGAYPSSGQYTAAQLNRWQAIQLVKQSELTLAQVLDSQSMQNRYQLHQGNVKLLRSIVNQQLKQQRTFAAAKPHLAKQQLSLEQVRQVVTAELIRPSMLAYLGVKEELHGATSEYVAQLQSSISATAIGHYYQQHRAQFRYVKQVHASAAQFSQRQDAVEFRQVVQASSWQDAVKQLQPSLVWQAQLMPINRDSQPRWQTQLAFTLEPGTISPVIRTPAAKWLVMTTQSPVTDYYPVDSETVRYQAMQTLTRQVAQQRFNDKYNAWLKQRKEQL encoded by the coding sequence ATGGCCTTACGCGTGTTTTTATTGGTAGGCTTTCTTAGCCTACCTGCTTTTGCCACAGAGACCATTTCACCAGGGCTGGTTAAGCTGGTGCATCGGCTCTACTTAGCGCAAGGGCGGGAAGTCAGCACAGCACAAACTAAGCAACAGCTGTTACAAAATCAGTTTTTACTCAGCCAAGCCAAGCAGCTCAATCCCGAGTTATTGCTGCGCCAATCCAGTGTCGGTTTTAGCACCGCTTACCATGTCGATAAATATTTGTATCACGCTTTGCAGCAATGGTTTCCGACACTACAGCAAACCCCTTGGCAGGCTCGCCCCCTGCTTATTGACCAAGCGCAGTTACTTGCGATGCTTGGAGCTTACCCCAGCAGTGGCCAGTACACTGCTGCCCAGCTTAACCGCTGGCAAGCTATTCAGTTAGTTAAACAGTCTGAGCTGACATTAGCGCAAGTACTTGATAGCCAATCAATGCAAAACCGCTATCAATTACATCAAGGAAATGTAAAGCTGCTGCGCTCTATAGTGAACCAACAACTTAAACAGCAGCGGACTTTTGCTGCGGCTAAGCCGCACCTAGCCAAACAGCAACTATCGCTTGAGCAAGTGCGCCAAGTAGTCACTGCAGAGCTGATACGACCGAGTATGTTGGCCTATTTAGGGGTAAAAGAAGAACTCCATGGCGCCACCAGCGAGTATGTTGCGCAATTACAAAGCAGCATCTCTGCAACTGCTATCGGCCATTACTATCAACAGCATCGTGCTCAGTTTCGCTATGTAAAGCAAGTTCATGCCAGTGCAGCACAGTTTAGTCAGCGTCAGGATGCTGTTGAGTTTCGCCAAGTAGTGCAAGCTAGTTCCTGGCAAGACGCGGTAAAACAATTGCAGCCCTCCCTAGTCTGGCAAGCTCAGTTAATGCCAATTAATCGCGACAGCCAACCACGTTGGCAGACACAACTGGCTTTCACTTTAGAGCCGGGCACAATAAGCCCAGTGATCAGAACGCCAGCGGCCAAATGGCTGGTTATGACCACGCAATCGCCTGTAACAGACTACTACCCAGTCGATAGCGAAACCGTGCGCTACCAAGCCATGCAGACACTAACTCGGCAAGTCGCCCAGCAGCGCTTTAATGACAAGTACAACGCTTGGCTCAAGCAACGTAAGGAGCAGTTATAA
- a CDS encoding DUF3019 domain-containing protein, which translates to MCSKLAIWTLMLTGFSASFGALADSKDPVGILHAVPSKCVALNQGRTCYADVKVTVNAPETGNYCLRESVSKKILQCWAQVNQFQYELDFSSAESVSYELISKRTRDTLAVTTIEVNWVHEVKTKKRRWRLF; encoded by the coding sequence ATGTGTTCTAAGTTGGCAATATGGACGCTAATGTTAACCGGCTTTTCGGCATCTTTCGGCGCCTTGGCTGATAGTAAAGATCCGGTTGGAATACTCCATGCGGTGCCGAGCAAATGTGTGGCGTTGAACCAAGGACGTACCTGCTATGCCGATGTTAAAGTCACGGTGAATGCCCCTGAAACTGGCAACTACTGCCTGCGAGAGAGCGTATCTAAGAAAATTTTGCAATGCTGGGCACAGGTCAATCAGTTTCAATACGAGCTGGATTTTAGTTCAGCTGAAAGTGTCAGCTATGAGCTTATTTCGAAACGCACTCGCGATACTTTGGCGGTGACCACCATTGAAGTGAACTGGGTGCATGAAGTAAAAACCAAAAAGCGGCGTTGGCGTCTGTTTTAA
- a CDS encoding cryptochrome/photolyase family protein, with the protein MSKLNEKYQGIRLILGDQLNANHSWFNDNKPDYLYVIAELQQETSYTKHHVQKVCAFFKAMENFATALRSAGFHVLHFTLDDTKKYADLDALIQQLCQQYQVQSFHYQRPDEYRLLRQLEQLKLDDLNVKVYDSEHFLVGYDEFDDYLSAGKHATMEFFYRKLRRRFNILMQDGEPEGGEWNFDANNRNKLKKSDLKEIPEPLCFSDDVSDILTRIEQHSVNTIGQASKQLLWPTTRTQAKQLLQFFCDHLLIRFGQFQDAMTCNSEHQWSLYHSRLSFALNSKMLHPKQVIDAAIDAYRNNKDIDIAQVEGFVRQILGWREFIRAIYWLNMPDYGNKNYLLAQRNLPQYFWHGETKMRCLNATIKQSLDYAYAHHIQRLMVTGNFCLLTGIHPDQVDDWYLGIYIDAIEWVEMPNTRGMTQFADHGIVATKPYAASGNYINKMSDYCRDCHYDVKQKSTDNACPLNSLYWHFMVRHQEKFAKNHRIGMIYRNWQKQDEATQQATLERAQWCLDNIESL; encoded by the coding sequence GTGAGCAAACTAAACGAAAAGTATCAAGGTATTAGGCTTATTTTGGGGGATCAACTGAATGCTAATCATTCTTGGTTCAATGATAACAAGCCAGATTACCTTTATGTCATTGCTGAACTACAACAAGAAACCAGCTACACCAAGCACCACGTCCAGAAAGTATGTGCTTTTTTTAAGGCGATGGAAAACTTTGCTACGGCGCTGCGCTCTGCAGGCTTCCATGTGCTGCACTTCACTTTAGATGACACCAAAAAGTACGCCGACCTCGACGCCTTAATTCAACAGCTCTGTCAGCAATATCAGGTACAAAGTTTTCACTATCAACGCCCAGATGAATACCGCCTACTGCGCCAGCTTGAACAACTGAAACTCGATGATTTGAATGTTAAAGTCTATGACAGTGAACATTTCTTAGTGGGTTATGATGAGTTCGATGACTACCTCAGCGCTGGCAAGCATGCCACCATGGAGTTTTTCTACCGTAAACTCAGACGGCGCTTTAATATTTTAATGCAAGACGGCGAGCCTGAAGGCGGCGAGTGGAACTTTGATGCCAACAACCGCAACAAGCTGAAAAAAAGCGACTTAAAAGAGATCCCCGAACCCTTGTGTTTTAGTGATGACGTCAGTGACATTTTAACTCGAATCGAACAACATAGCGTCAACACTATAGGGCAAGCGAGCAAACAGCTATTGTGGCCTACCACCCGCACACAGGCCAAGCAATTACTGCAGTTTTTCTGTGATCATTTGCTTATACGTTTTGGTCAATTTCAAGATGCCATGACCTGCAACAGTGAGCATCAGTGGTCTTTGTATCACTCAAGGCTATCGTTCGCACTCAATAGTAAAATGCTGCACCCCAAGCAGGTTATCGATGCCGCCATCGACGCTTATCGTAACAATAAGGACATTGACATTGCACAAGTGGAAGGGTTCGTTCGCCAAATCCTCGGCTGGCGTGAGTTCATTCGCGCGATTTACTGGTTGAATATGCCTGATTATGGCAACAAAAATTATTTGTTGGCGCAGCGTAATTTACCGCAGTACTTCTGGCATGGTGAGACAAAAATGCGCTGCCTTAACGCCACCATTAAGCAAAGTCTTGACTACGCTTATGCGCACCACATTCAGCGGCTAATGGTTACCGGGAATTTTTGTTTACTTACAGGTATTCACCCAGATCAAGTCGATGACTGGTACTTAGGAATTTATATCGACGCCATCGAATGGGTCGAAATGCCCAATACTAGAGGTATGACCCAATTTGCTGACCACGGCATTGTGGCCACCAAGCCCTACGCTGCCAGCGGCAACTACATCAATAAAATGAGTGATTACTGCCGTGATTGCCATTATGACGTTAAGCAAAAAAGCACTGATAATGCCTGTCCATTAAACAGTTTGTACTGGCACTTTATGGTACGACACCAAGAGAAATTTGCTAAAAATCACCGTATAGGCATGATTTATCGCAATTGGCAAAAACAAGACGAAGCCACACAACAAGCGACACTAGAGCGAGCACAATGGTGCTTAGACAACATAGAATCGCTGTAA